The proteins below are encoded in one region of Bacillus vallismortis:
- the rodZ gene encoding cell shape determination protein RodZ produces MTELGIRLKEAREEKAMSLDDLQAATKIQKRYLTALEEGNYDIIPGKFYVRAFIKQYAEAVGLDADQLFEEHKKDIPNTYHDDVSEKISGMKLQKEMPKPASRALELLPTILVILGVIVVIAIVYAIIQFANHKSSEDNNAASEKSITQSESKYEIPKDSALKENQNNSSEKEEDTKKETKENEDQKEENDSEKLEMKATGTEGSLTTYEVSGADKIELELKASDSSWIRVRDENSSSLKEGTLKKDETYKKDITDQKQVEIRTGYAPNLKIKINGKVLSYELDPKKVMAQTIKIVNKKEEKSS; encoded by the coding sequence GTGACTGAACTAGGAATCCGGCTGAAAGAGGCCAGAGAGGAAAAAGCAATGTCATTGGATGATCTCCAAGCGGCAACAAAGATTCAAAAAAGGTATTTAACCGCCTTGGAGGAAGGAAACTATGACATTATTCCGGGGAAGTTTTATGTTCGGGCATTCATTAAGCAATATGCTGAAGCCGTCGGACTTGATGCCGATCAGCTGTTTGAGGAGCATAAAAAAGATATCCCGAATACGTATCATGATGATGTATCTGAAAAAATCTCCGGCATGAAGCTTCAAAAGGAAATGCCAAAGCCAGCATCTAGAGCGCTGGAATTGCTGCCAACGATACTTGTGATTCTCGGCGTGATTGTCGTGATTGCGATTGTGTACGCGATCATACAATTTGCGAATCATAAAAGCAGTGAGGATAACAATGCAGCTTCAGAAAAATCAATTACGCAAAGTGAAAGCAAGTATGAAATCCCTAAAGATTCCGCGCTAAAAGAGAATCAAAATAACAGCTCTGAAAAAGAGGAAGACACTAAAAAAGAAACAAAAGAAAATGAAGATCAAAAAGAAGAAAATGACAGTGAAAAACTGGAGATGAAAGCAACTGGCACTGAAGGATCGTTAACGACTTATGAAGTGTCCGGCGCTGATAAAATCGAGCTTGAACTAAAGGCATCAGACAGCTCTTGGATTCGGGTGCGTGATGAAAACAGCAGCTCTTTAAAAGAGGGAACGCTGAAAAAAGATGAAACCTATAAAAAAGATATAACTGATCAGAAACAAGTTGAGATCCGCACCGGATATGCACCTAATCTGAAAATAAAAATCAACGGCAAGGTTCTTTCCTATGAACTTGATCCGAAAAAAGTGATGGCACAAACCATTAAGATTGTAAATAAAAAGGAAGAAAAGTCATCTTAA
- a CDS encoding DUF3388 domain-containing protein, which translates to MAKLEWYFEYEIQVNRPGLLGDISSLLGMLSINIVTINGVDLSRRGMLLRCRHIDQIKRLESILKTMETIKVTKLREPRLRDRLAVRHGRYIQRDADDKKTFRFERDELGLLVDFMAELFKKEGHKLIGIRGMPRVGKTESIVASSVCASKRWLFVSSTLLKQTIRSQLIADEYSTENVFIVDGIVSTRRGSERHLQLVREIMRLPATKVVEHPDIFVQNTEYTLDDFDYIIELRNGPDEVITYEHAEEPQMFDQSGFSSFDF; encoded by the coding sequence TTGGCAAAGCTCGAATGGTATTTTGAATATGAAATTCAGGTCAACCGCCCCGGACTGCTCGGGGATATTTCATCTCTTCTTGGGATGCTATCTATTAACATTGTAACGATTAACGGCGTCGACCTTTCCAGAAGGGGAATGCTCCTCAGGTGCCGCCATATAGATCAAATCAAGCGATTAGAATCAATCTTAAAAACGATGGAAACAATTAAAGTAACGAAGCTGCGAGAACCGAGGCTTCGCGACCGTCTTGCGGTACGCCACGGCCGCTACATACAAAGGGATGCCGATGACAAGAAAACGTTCCGCTTTGAACGGGACGAGCTAGGCTTATTAGTCGATTTCATGGCGGAATTGTTCAAAAAAGAAGGCCATAAATTAATCGGGATCCGGGGGATGCCGCGTGTCGGAAAAACGGAATCGATTGTGGCCTCCAGTGTATGTGCAAGCAAAAGGTGGCTGTTTGTGTCATCAACTTTGCTGAAGCAGACGATAAGAAGCCAGTTGATCGCCGATGAATACAGCACTGAAAATGTCTTTATCGTTGACGGAATTGTGTCAACAAGAAGAGGATCAGAACGCCATCTCCAGCTGGTCAGAGAAATCATGAGGCTGCCTGCAACAAAAGTGGTGGAGCATCCGGACATATTCGTTCAAAACACAGAGTATACACTAGATGACTTTGATTATATTATTGAACTGAGAAATGGCCCCGATGAGGTTATTACATATGAACATGCTGAAGAACCCCAAATGTTTGATCAATCCGGGTTTTCAAGCTTTGATTTTTAA
- a CDS encoding DUF3243 domain-containing protein: MSVLENWDSWKNFLGDRLNYAQDKGMSQDTITELATEIGGYLANEVESKNEQEKVLADLWSVASKDEQRAIANMMVKLVENNSTH; the protein is encoded by the coding sequence ATGTCAGTATTAGAAAACTGGGATAGCTGGAAAAACTTCCTTGGCGACCGTTTGAACTATGCGCAAGATAAAGGCATGAGCCAGGATACCATTACAGAACTTGCGACAGAAATCGGCGGTTACTTGGCAAATGAAGTGGAATCTAAGAACGAGCAGGAAAAAGTGCTGGCAGATCTTTGGAGCGTAGCATCAAAAGATGAACAGCGTGCCATTGCCAATATGATGGTTAAGCTTGTTGAAAATAACAGCACGCACTAG
- the ymfI gene encoding elongation factor P 5-aminopentanone reductase, producing MNKTALITGASGGIGKSISETLAADGYNLLLHYHTNQNAAAELAEKLNEAYGVHAEILQADLSAPEGADKLTNLIVQPIDAIILNSGRSHFGLITDVDNATVQEMVQLHVASPYMLTRNLLPGMIRNRSGAIVAVSSIWGETGASCEVLYSMAKGAQHSFVKGLAKELAPSGIRVNAVAPGAVDTNMMNQFSPPEKEEIADDIPIGRLARPQEIADATAFLLSEKASYITGHILSVNGGWHC from the coding sequence ATGAACAAAACAGCACTCATTACCGGAGCAAGTGGCGGCATCGGCAAAAGCATAAGCGAAACGCTTGCGGCAGATGGATACAATCTGCTGCTGCATTACCATACAAATCAAAACGCGGCAGCGGAGCTTGCTGAAAAACTTAATGAGGCGTATGGGGTGCATGCTGAGATCTTGCAAGCCGATCTCTCCGCACCGGAAGGAGCAGATAAGCTGACAAATTTAATTGTTCAGCCAATTGATGCCATTATTTTAAATAGCGGAAGAAGCCATTTTGGGCTAATTACGGATGTAGATAATGCAACGGTTCAGGAAATGGTTCAACTCCATGTGGCGAGTCCGTATATGCTGACGAGAAACCTTCTTCCAGGCATGATCCGGAATAGATCTGGGGCAATCGTTGCTGTCAGCTCTATTTGGGGAGAAACTGGAGCATCTTGTGAAGTGTTGTACAGCATGGCAAAGGGAGCCCAACACTCGTTTGTGAAAGGACTGGCTAAGGAGCTGGCGCCAAGCGGAATCAGAGTAAACGCCGTAGCGCCGGGCGCGGTTGATACAAATATGATGAATCAATTTTCTCCGCCTGAAAAAGAAGAGATTGCTGATGATATCCCGATCGGCCGGCTGGCCCGCCCGCAAGAAATTGCGGATGCAACAGCTTTTCTCTTGTCTGAAAAAGCGTCATATATCACCGGACACATTCTGTCGGTGAATGGCGGCTGGCATTGCTGA
- the yfmH gene encoding EF-P 5-aminopentanol modification-associated protein YfmH codes for MIKPIKYEQLQETLYHEKMPNGLDVYVLPKKGFNKTYAVFTTKYGSIDNRFVPLGKNEMVHVPDGIAHFLEHKLFEKEDGDVFQDFSKQGASANAFTSFTRTAYLFSSTSNVERNLETLIDFVQDPYFTEKTVEKEKGIIGQEINMYDDNPDWRLYFGVIENMYKEHPVKIDIAGTVESISPITKDLLYECYETFYHPSNMLLFIVGPVDPEAIISQVRENQERKPYTDQPEIQREEVQEQEAVFRKEKEIKMNVQGPKCLVGLKSKNPYRLGKELLKHELSMNLLLESLFGKSSAQYESLYEKGYIDETFSFDFTAEYGFGFAAIGGDTPEPDRLAEDISSMLLRAGELITAEKVELARKKKIGTFLKALNSPEYIANQFTRYAFLDMSLFDVVSVLEQITLEDVQQVIQEEMAADRLTVCKVVPKS; via the coding sequence TTGATCAAACCAATCAAATATGAACAGCTTCAGGAGACACTGTACCATGAAAAAATGCCAAACGGCCTTGATGTTTACGTTTTGCCGAAAAAAGGCTTCAACAAGACGTATGCGGTCTTTACTACAAAGTATGGCTCTATAGATAACCGATTTGTCCCTTTAGGCAAAAATGAGATGGTTCATGTGCCGGACGGTATCGCCCATTTTCTTGAGCATAAGCTGTTTGAAAAAGAGGACGGAGACGTTTTTCAAGATTTCAGCAAACAGGGCGCTTCTGCCAATGCGTTTACGTCATTTACAAGAACGGCTTATCTTTTCTCAAGCACATCGAATGTTGAACGCAATTTAGAGACGCTGATTGATTTTGTGCAGGATCCGTATTTTACTGAAAAAACGGTTGAGAAGGAAAAAGGGATTATCGGGCAGGAGATTAACATGTATGACGACAATCCTGATTGGAGGCTTTACTTCGGGGTCATTGAAAACATGTACAAAGAACATCCTGTCAAAATTGACATAGCCGGAACGGTGGAAAGCATTTCGCCTATCACGAAAGACCTTCTGTATGAATGCTATGAAACGTTTTATCACCCGAGCAACATGCTCCTCTTCATAGTAGGGCCTGTAGATCCTGAAGCGATCATTTCTCAGGTAAGAGAAAATCAGGAGAGAAAGCCATATACTGACCAGCCGGAGATCCAACGAGAGGAAGTACAGGAACAAGAAGCGGTGTTCCGCAAAGAAAAAGAGATCAAAATGAACGTGCAGGGACCAAAATGCCTTGTCGGGCTAAAATCAAAGAACCCGTATAGATTAGGCAAAGAGCTGTTAAAGCATGAACTTTCTATGAACTTATTGCTTGAATCTCTTTTCGGCAAAAGCTCTGCCCAGTACGAATCACTTTATGAAAAAGGGTATATTGACGAAACGTTCAGCTTTGACTTTACTGCTGAATATGGGTTTGGTTTTGCGGCGATCGGCGGCGATACGCCGGAACCTGATCGATTGGCTGAAGACATTTCAAGCATGCTTCTGCGCGCCGGTGAATTGATTACTGCTGAAAAGGTTGAACTTGCCAGAAAGAAAAAGATTGGTACATTTTTAAAAGCGCTGAATTCACCTGAGTACATTGCAAATCAATTTACCCGTTATGCTTTCTTGGATATGAGCCTGTTTGATGTCGTATCGGTTCTCGAACAAATTACCCTTGAAGATGTCCAGCAAGTCATACAAGAGGAAATGGCTGCGGATAGACTGACTGTCTGCAAGGTTGTTCCTAAATCATAA
- the yfmF gene encoding EF-P 5-aminopentanol modification-associated protein YfmF produces MSYVNEIKTKHGGLTAHIVKTEKFKTVSLIFKMLAPLTKEQVTKRALLPHVLLRGTKNHPKTAELRSYLDELYGTSVSADLSKKGERHVITFRLEIPNEKYLKDQTPLLEKGLKLLAEIVFSPALEGGAFQSQYVTQEKRTLKQRIQAVYDDKMRYSNLRLIQEMCKNEPYALHVNGEIEDVEAITADQLYETYKSAIQQDQLDLYVVGDVDSNQVQASIDKYFQTEERSLGAMENNHAEQNAQPKEVIDEEDVKQGKLNIGYRTNITYTDRDYPALQVFNGLFGGFSHSKLFINVREKASLAYYAASRIESFKGLLMVMSGIEVENYEQAVSIIAEQFQAMKNGDFSEQDIAQTKAVIRNQVLETIDTAYGLSEFLYQQAAAQVDVPIEDFLANIDQVTKEDIMKAGEKIQLDTTYFLKGTEGAS; encoded by the coding sequence ATGTCATATGTAAATGAAATCAAAACAAAGCACGGCGGTTTAACCGCGCACATTGTAAAAACAGAAAAATTCAAAACCGTCTCGCTTATTTTTAAAATGCTTGCGCCGCTGACAAAGGAGCAAGTCACCAAAAGGGCGCTGCTTCCGCATGTGCTCCTTCGCGGCACAAAAAACCATCCGAAAACCGCAGAATTACGTTCTTATTTAGATGAACTGTACGGCACGTCCGTTTCGGCTGATCTTTCAAAAAAAGGAGAGCGGCACGTTATTACGTTCAGGCTTGAAATCCCGAATGAAAAGTATTTAAAAGACCAAACGCCGCTTCTTGAAAAGGGACTGAAGCTTCTTGCAGAAATCGTCTTTTCACCTGCTCTAGAGGGAGGCGCTTTTCAATCGCAATATGTGACTCAGGAAAAACGGACGCTCAAACAAAGAATCCAAGCGGTTTATGATGATAAAATGCGCTACTCAAATTTAAGGCTGATACAGGAAATGTGCAAAAACGAGCCTTACGCGCTCCATGTCAACGGGGAAATTGAAGATGTCGAAGCCATTACGGCTGATCAATTATATGAAACATACAAAAGCGCTATCCAACAAGACCAGCTTGATCTTTATGTCGTTGGCGATGTGGACAGCAACCAAGTGCAAGCGTCAATCGACAAGTATTTTCAAACAGAAGAGCGCAGCCTTGGGGCGATGGAAAACAATCACGCCGAGCAAAACGCACAGCCTAAAGAAGTGATTGATGAAGAAGATGTCAAACAAGGAAAGCTGAATATTGGCTACCGCACCAATATCACTTATACGGATCGAGATTATCCTGCCTTACAAGTGTTTAACGGGCTGTTTGGCGGATTCTCTCACTCCAAGCTTTTCATCAATGTTCGGGAAAAAGCCAGTCTTGCTTACTACGCCGCTTCGCGTATAGAAAGCTTTAAAGGCTTGTTGATGGTGATGTCGGGCATTGAAGTGGAAAATTATGAACAGGCTGTTTCTATTATCGCTGAGCAATTTCAAGCAATGAAAAACGGCGACTTTAGTGAGCAGGATATCGCTCAGACAAAGGCTGTCATTCGAAATCAAGTGCTGGAAACCATTGATACTGCGTACGGTTTATCGGAATTTTTATATCAGCAGGCCGCTGCCCAAGTCGACGTTCCAATTGAAGATTTTCTCGCCAATATTGATCAGGTCACAAAAGAGGATATCATGAAAGCCGGCGAAAAGATTCAGCTTGATACGACTTATTTCTTAAAAGGGACGGAGGGTGCATCTTGA
- the bcbE gene encoding bacillibactin exporter BcbE encodes MKHIIALSSVPLVMTLGNSMLIPVLPMMEKKLSVTSFQVSLIITVYSVVAIICIPIAGYLSDRFGRKKILLPCLLIAGLGGAVAAFASTYMKNPYAMILAGRVLQGVGSAGAAPIVMPFIGDLFEGDDEKVSAGLGDIETANTSGKVLSPILGALLATWYWFVPFWFIPFFCLISFLLVLFLVAKPEKDEDAPAVSEFIKNVRKIFKQDGRWLYTVFIIGCVIMFLLFGVLFYLSDTLEKKYAIDGVAKGGLLAIPLLFLSTSSYIAGKKIGKDKGRMKFCVVTGMIMLTLSFIALWWNHSFYFLFVFLSFGGIGIGMALPALDALITEGIESEECGTISSFYNSMRFIGVALGPPVFAALMSKANWLIFILSAFCSIVALFLVIFTVDTKKSEEEEKNLGTV; translated from the coding sequence ATGAAACATATTATTGCATTGTCTTCCGTACCGCTTGTGATGACACTCGGGAATTCCATGCTGATTCCCGTTCTGCCTATGATGGAGAAAAAACTCTCGGTGACTTCATTTCAAGTATCTTTAATCATTACTGTCTATTCGGTGGTGGCAATTATTTGCATTCCGATTGCGGGGTATCTGTCAGATCGATTCGGGAGAAAAAAAATATTGCTTCCGTGTCTCCTCATTGCAGGATTGGGAGGGGCGGTGGCTGCTTTTGCCTCAACCTATATGAAAAACCCGTACGCTATGATTTTGGCGGGACGGGTACTTCAAGGCGTCGGTTCTGCAGGGGCAGCTCCTATCGTCATGCCGTTTATCGGCGATTTGTTTGAAGGAGACGATGAAAAGGTCAGTGCCGGTCTTGGCGATATTGAAACCGCCAACACGTCAGGGAAGGTACTGAGTCCCATACTCGGGGCCCTATTGGCTACCTGGTACTGGTTTGTACCGTTTTGGTTTATTCCGTTTTTCTGTTTGATCAGCTTTTTGCTCGTGTTGTTTCTGGTGGCCAAACCTGAAAAAGATGAAGATGCGCCCGCGGTGTCTGAGTTTATTAAGAATGTGCGAAAAATCTTTAAGCAAGACGGACGCTGGCTTTATACGGTCTTTATTATCGGGTGTGTCATTATGTTTTTGCTATTCGGCGTCTTATTTTATTTATCAGATACGCTGGAGAAGAAGTATGCCATTGACGGAGTGGCTAAAGGCGGTTTACTGGCAATCCCGCTTTTATTTTTATCAACCAGTTCCTATATAGCTGGAAAAAAGATTGGCAAAGATAAAGGCCGAATGAAGTTTTGTGTGGTTACAGGAATGATTATGTTAACCCTTTCGTTTATAGCTTTGTGGTGGAACCACAGTTTTTATTTTTTATTTGTCTTTTTAAGTTTTGGCGGAATTGGAATCGGGATGGCGCTTCCTGCTTTAGATGCACTGATAACCGAAGGGATTGAAAGTGAGGAATGCGGAACCATTTCCTCCTTTTACAATAGCATGCGCTTTATAGGAGTAGCTCTCGGCCCCCCTGTTTTTGCTGCATTAATGTCTAAAGCAAACTGGCTTATTTTCATTCTATCGGCGTTTTGCAGCATCGTTGCTTTATTCTTAGTCATCTTCACTGTGGATACGAAAAAAAGTGAAGAGGAAGAAAAAAACTTAGGGACGGTCTAG
- a CDS encoding GntR family transcriptional regulator, with protein sequence MSTKADNRHLYLKVIERIKEDIKNGIYTEKEKLPSEFELSKKLGVSRATLREALRILEEEHVIIRRHGVGTFVHSKPLFLSGIEQLNSVTKMIEQANMTPGTIFLSSQVLMPSEDDIKRFHLEEGQELFYLERVRTANGQPIVYCIDKIPMNILPNSFSHQQESMFDLLEKNSGSVISYAVTDIEPIGYHDTISPVLECDPETALLQLKQTHYDQHDKPVLYSLNYFRADKFRFHVLRKRF encoded by the coding sequence ATGTCTACAAAAGCTGATAATCGGCACTTGTATTTAAAAGTAATTGAACGAATCAAAGAGGATATTAAAAATGGAATCTACACTGAGAAGGAAAAGCTGCCTTCCGAATTTGAGCTTTCCAAAAAGCTTGGTGTCAGCAGAGCGACGCTAAGAGAAGCCTTGCGGATCCTTGAAGAAGAGCATGTGATTATCAGAAGGCATGGTGTAGGCACTTTTGTCCATTCTAAGCCGTTATTTCTTTCGGGCATTGAACAGCTGAACAGTGTAACCAAGATGATAGAACAGGCGAATATGACGCCTGGCACGATTTTTTTATCATCGCAAGTGCTTATGCCGTCTGAGGATGATATCAAGAGATTTCACTTGGAAGAGGGACAAGAACTTTTTTACCTCGAACGAGTCAGGACAGCTAACGGACAGCCGATTGTGTATTGTATAGACAAAATTCCGATGAATATTCTGCCGAATTCTTTTTCTCATCAGCAAGAATCTATGTTTGATTTGCTTGAGAAAAATTCAGGCTCCGTGATCAGCTATGCTGTGACTGATATTGAGCCAATCGGCTATCATGATACCATTTCTCCAGTGCTTGAATGCGATCCGGAAACAGCTCTTTTGCAGTTAAAACAAACCCATTACGATCAGCACGATAAACCAGTGCTTTACTCCTTAAATTATTTTAGAGCGGATAAATTCAGATTTCATGTTTTACGTAAACGATTCTAA
- the spoIIIE gene encoding DNA translocase SpoIIIE: MAKKKRKSRKKQAKQLNIKYELNGLLCIAISIIAILQLGVVGQTFIYLFRFFAGEWFILCLLGLLVLGVSLFWKKKTPSLLTRRKAGLYCIIASILLLSHVQLFKNLTHKGSIESASVVRNTWELFLMDMNGSSASPDLGGGMIGALLFAASHFLFASTGSQIMAIVMILIGMILVTGRSLQETLKKWMSPIGRFIKEQWFAFIEDMKSVKTNMKSSKKTKAPSKKQKRVRNKQQMEQEPSDDEEDPETETVSPLIHSEPIISSFSDRNEDEDSSVVEQRAEPVSEPLQDIQTETGDQEAVSAPAMTFTELENKDYEMPSLDLLADPKHTGQQADKKNIYENARKLERTFQSFGVKAKVTQVHLGPAVTKYEVYPDVGVKVSKIVNLSDDLALALAAKDIRIEAPIPGKSAIGIEVPNAEVAMVSLKEVLESKLNDRPDAKLLIGLGRNISGEAVLAELNKMPHLLVAGATGSGKSVCVNGIITSILMRAKPHEVKMMMIDPKMVELNVYNGIPHLLAPVVTDPKKASQALKKVVNEMERRYELFSHTGTRNIEGYNDYIKRSNNEEEAKQPELPYIVVIVDELADLMMVASSDVEDSITRLSQMARAAGIHLIIATQRPSVDVITGVIKANIPSRIAFSVSSQTDSRTILDMGGAEKLLGRGDMLFLPVGANKPVRVQGAFLSDDEVEKIVDHVITQQKAQYQEEMIPEETTETHSEVTDELYDEAVELIVGMQTASVSMLQRRFRIGYTRAARLIDAMEERGVVGPYEGSKPREVLLSKEKYDELSS; encoded by the coding sequence GTGGCAAAGAAAAAACGAAAATCAAGAAAAAAACAGGCGAAACAGCTCAATATAAAATACGAACTAAACGGATTGCTGTGTATCGCCATTTCCATTATCGCGATTCTGCAGCTGGGGGTAGTCGGGCAAACCTTTATCTATTTGTTCCGCTTTTTTGCTGGAGAATGGTTTATTTTATGCTTGTTAGGCTTATTGGTCTTAGGAGTCTCGCTGTTTTGGAAGAAGAAAACGCCAAGCCTATTAACGAGACGAAAGGCCGGATTGTATTGTATTATCGCAAGCATATTGCTGCTTTCTCACGTGCAGCTGTTTAAAAACTTGACGCACAAGGGGTCGATTGAGTCCGCAAGCGTGGTGCGCAACACGTGGGAATTGTTTTTGATGGATATGAATGGCAGCTCCGCTTCACCTGATTTAGGCGGAGGGATGATCGGAGCGTTGCTGTTTGCGGCTTCACACTTTTTATTTGCGTCAACCGGTTCTCAGATTATGGCGATTGTCATGATTTTAATCGGAATGATTTTAGTCACGGGACGATCTCTTCAAGAAACGCTGAAAAAGTGGATGAGCCCGATTGGCCGCTTTATAAAAGAGCAATGGTTTGCATTTATTGAAGATATGAAATCCGTCAAAACAAATATGAAGTCATCGAAAAAAACAAAAGCTCCTAGCAAAAAGCAAAAGCGGGTCCGCAATAAACAGCAAATGGAACAAGAGCCTTCTGATGATGAGGAGGACCCGGAAACGGAAACGGTATCGCCTCTCATTCATTCAGAGCCGATTATCTCAAGCTTTTCAGATCGTAACGAAGATGAAGATTCTTCAGTCGTAGAACAACGCGCTGAACCTGTATCAGAGCCGCTTCAGGACATCCAAACGGAGACAGGTGACCAAGAGGCTGTTTCCGCTCCCGCAATGACCTTTACGGAGCTTGAAAATAAAGATTACGAAATGCCGTCACTGGATTTACTGGCCGATCCAAAGCATACCGGCCAGCAGGCTGACAAAAAGAATATTTATGAAAATGCAAGAAAGCTCGAACGCACCTTCCAAAGCTTTGGGGTAAAGGCGAAAGTCACGCAGGTTCATCTCGGTCCGGCGGTAACAAAATATGAGGTATATCCTGATGTCGGAGTGAAGGTTAGCAAAATTGTCAATTTAAGTGATGATTTAGCGCTTGCACTTGCTGCGAAGGATATCAGGATAGAGGCGCCTATACCAGGGAAATCAGCGATTGGAATTGAGGTTCCGAACGCAGAAGTGGCGATGGTATCGCTGAAGGAAGTGCTGGAGTCTAAATTGAATGACAGGCCTGATGCAAAGCTGCTAATCGGACTCGGCCGCAATATTTCAGGTGAAGCTGTACTGGCGGAGTTAAACAAGATGCCTCACCTTTTAGTCGCAGGCGCAACCGGAAGCGGGAAGAGTGTTTGTGTCAATGGCATTATTACGAGTATTTTGATGCGCGCGAAACCGCATGAAGTGAAAATGATGATGATTGATCCTAAAATGGTAGAGCTGAATGTCTACAACGGGATTCCGCATCTGCTTGCACCAGTCGTAACCGATCCGAAAAAAGCGTCACAGGCATTGAAAAAGGTTGTCAATGAAATGGAGCGGCGTTACGAATTATTTTCTCATACAGGTACAAGAAATATTGAAGGATACAATGATTATATAAAACGCTCTAACAATGAAGAAGAAGCGAAGCAGCCGGAGCTGCCCTATATCGTAGTCATTGTGGACGAGCTTGCCGACCTCATGATGGTCGCTTCATCTGATGTGGAAGATTCAATTACAAGGTTGTCTCAAATGGCGCGTGCTGCCGGCATCCACCTCATTATTGCAACACAGCGGCCGTCGGTTGACGTTATCACTGGGGTTATTAAAGCGAATATTCCGTCACGAATCGCGTTTAGCGTATCTTCACAGACGGATTCAAGGACGATTCTTGACATGGGTGGTGCTGAGAAGCTGCTAGGCCGCGGCGATATGCTGTTTCTGCCTGTCGGGGCTAATAAACCTGTCCGTGTACAGGGGGCATTTTTGTCGGATGACGAAGTGGAGAAGATCGTCGACCATGTGATTACGCAGCAGAAAGCGCAATATCAGGAGGAAATGATTCCTGAGGAGACAACGGAAACCCATTCCGAGGTGACCGATGAACTTTATGATGAAGCTGTTGAATTAATCGTCGGCATGCAGACGGCATCTGTTTCAATGCTGCAAAGAAGATTTAGAATCGGTTATACGAGAGCGGCCCGCCTCATTGACGCAATGGAGGAACGAGGCGTTGTCGGGCCATATGAAGGCAGCAAACCGAGGGAAGTTCTATTATCCAAAGAGAAATATGATGAACTCTCTTCTTAA
- the tepJ gene encoding TepA modulator TepJ has protein sequence MILYTVMPQEIVFAEQNQETNIHEQIEYKGVPLLVEMQGNEAEVIQIMSTNPMHFLHPDISPGQKLKLNV, from the coding sequence ATGATACTGTATACCGTGATGCCGCAGGAAATTGTGTTTGCAGAACAGAACCAAGAGACAAACATACACGAGCAGATTGAGTATAAAGGTGTGCCGCTTCTTGTCGAGATGCAAGGCAATGAAGCGGAAGTCATTCAAATCATGAGCACAAATCCAATGCATTTTCTGCACCCAGACATTTCTCCGGGACAAAAGCTGAAATTAAACGTATAA
- the tepA gene encoding translocation-enhancing protein TepA, whose amino-acid sequence MDHRMENTEEERPEKNDAKDSIMNKIQQLGETALPQLPQDTNIHCLTIIGQIEGHVQLPPQNKTTKYEHVIPQIVAIEQNPKIEGLLIILNTVGGDVEAGLAIAEMLASLSKPTVSIVLGGGHSIGVPIAVSCDYSYIAETATMTIHPVRLTGLVIGVPQTFEYLDKMQERVVNFVTSHSNITEEKFKELMFSKGNLTRDIGTNVVGKDAVEYGLIDHAGGVGQAINKLNELIEEAREEEGRMIQ is encoded by the coding sequence ATGGATCATCGTATGGAAAACACAGAAGAAGAGCGTCCTGAAAAAAATGATGCGAAGGACAGTATTATGAATAAAATACAGCAGCTTGGTGAAACGGCGCTCCCCCAGCTGCCTCAAGATACAAATATTCATTGTCTGACCATTATCGGACAAATAGAAGGCCATGTTCAGCTTCCTCCGCAAAACAAAACAACCAAATATGAGCATGTGATCCCGCAGATTGTCGCAATTGAACAGAATCCCAAAATTGAAGGCCTGCTGATTATATTAAATACTGTCGGAGGAGATGTTGAAGCGGGTCTTGCAATAGCAGAAATGCTCGCATCTTTATCAAAACCGACCGTTTCCATTGTGCTTGGCGGAGGACATTCCATCGGCGTTCCGATTGCCGTATCCTGTGATTACAGCTATATCGCTGAAACAGCAACAATGACCATTCATCCGGTTCGGCTGACCGGATTGGTAATCGGTGTGCCGCAAACGTTTGAATACCTGGACAAAATGCAAGAAAGAGTTGTTAATTTTGTGACTAGCCATTCCAATATAACCGAAGAGAAGTTTAAAGAGCTGATGTTTTCAAAAGGAAATTTAACACGCGACATCGGAACAAATGTTGTGGGAAAGGATGCAGTTGAATACGGATTAATCGATCACGCAGGCGGTGTCGGGCAGGCGATCAATAAACTGAATGAGCTCATTGAGGAAGCAAGGGAAGAAGAAGGACGGATGATTCAATGA